Within Nitrospira sp. MA-1, the genomic segment GTCCCGGCAAGCCAGGTATAGGTTTTGACGGAGTCAATTTTCTAATGGTGTCCTGCCGAGAGAATGGCTCCGCCGCCAATATCCAGGGGACACTCGTCTCTACGATAGGCTCAAACGTAACGTCTTTTCCGATTGCCGACCTAACTCCAGTTTATGGTTGCTCCCTACAACGGCCCTCTGTGGCTTTTGACGGAAGTAACTATCTGGTTGTCTTCAAGCAAGTAACCGAAACGGGGAGAACGGACATTGTGGGGGCTAGAATTACCCCGGCCAGTGCCGTACTTGACGGGCCAAGGGGATTCACGATTCTCCAAGATGTGGTGGGAGCTGCCGTTGTTGCGTTCGACGGTTCCAACTATCTTGTCGTGTCAGATAGATATAGTGATGCCACCCTTCACGACATCATTGGAGCCAGAGTGAATTCTGACGGACATGTGTTAGATGAATTTCCGATATTTACCGCCCCGGGTGGTCAAGTCTTACCTTCAATTGCATTTGATGGCAACAACTACCTCGTCATTTGGTCGGATACAAGAAGTGGATCACCCATAGGAACGGATGCCAATATTTATGGCACCCGGGTGTCTCCGCTGGGCCTGGTGTTGGATCCAGGGGGAATCCCGATCTCTACTGCTCCGGGTAGTCAAGGATTTAATGATGTCATTTTTGACGGAGAGAATTATTTTGCCGTCTGGGATGACACACGCAATGGTCTAGGCGGTTTTGATCTCAAAATAGACATTTATGGTACGCGCATAACCCCTTCCGGTGTATTACTCGATGGATCACCGGACACAGGGGGGATTGCTATTAGCACTCATCCCCGCCCTCAGGAGCGTCCTGTGGTCAGTTTCACTGGCACAGAATATTTTGTCACTTGGGGGATGTCATATTTTCTAGATCCCCCAGAAGGAATATTTGCAGCGAGGGTCTCTACTGGGGGTGTTCTCCTTGATGGGCCGCCTGGTGTTGGAGGGATACTGATAAGTAATCCGAAAAACAACGACTCCAAATTCGTTTCGCCTAATAGTTACTTCAATGGGAGCAATGTGCTTCTGAGTTGGATTAATAACAGAGAATTAGGTGGAACCTTCAAGGATCTCTTCGGTGTTTTGGTATCAGATACATCACATACCCCCTATGACCTGAATGGGGACAGCAATGCCGATATTCTCTGGCGTAACACCAGTGATGGCAACATTGCCATCTGGTTCATGAATGGGATGGCCACGGCCTCTTTCAGCTTTCCCGGTGCGGTATCCTTGGCTTGGAAAATCGCGGGGGTTGGCGATGTGAATGCAGATGGCAAAGGGGATGTCATCTGGCACAATCAGACCAGTGGCGCGGTTGCCATCTGGCTGATGAACGGCGGGACCGTGACAGCGGTGGGCTTTCCCGGTACCGCCCCGACGACTTGGAGCATTCAGGCCGTTGGGGATATCAACGGCGATGGCAAGGCGGACCTGATCTGGCGCAACACCAGTGAGGGTCATACGGCCATCTGGTTTATGAATGGGACCGCCATGGCTTCCTCCAGGTTTCCGGGCGGGGTGCCAATGGCCTGGCAGATCGCACAAGTGGGCGATGTGGATGGCGATGGCAAAGCGGAAGTCATTTGGCGCCATAGCACCAGTGGTGCAGTGGCGATCTGGCTGATGAATGACGGGACTGTGACAGGGGTGGGCTTTCCCGGCGCCGCCCCGACGGCGTGGAGGATTCAGGCGGTCGGCGATGTGGACGGTGATAGGAGGGCGGATCTGTTGTGGCGCAACACCAGGGATGGTAACACTGCCATTTGGTTCATGAATGGGACTGCTGTGGTTGCCGCAGCCTTTCGAGACGGTGTGCCCTTAGTGTGGCAGATTGAACAGGCGGCCGATGTGAATGGGGATAGCAAGGCCGACATCATTTGGCGCAATGCCATCCGCGGCACAGTGGCCATCTGGTTGATGGATGGGCTAACTGTGACGGCGGTAGGATTTCCCGGCAGTGTGTCGACGGGGTGGAAGATCCAACCGTAGGCGGAGGCCCCACTCAATTTCCCGCATTGAGGTGGCGTCTTACGGGGTTGGGCTTTTTTTGTGATGGAAAGCCTGAATAAGGTCCAGGTGATTGACCGAAAAAAGTCCTCTCTTTCCCAGGTCTATTTTCTACATCTTCAGCTTGCCCTCAGTTATCTCCAGGTTTAGCTCCAGATTCTGAATCGATGTAAGGTAAGGATGATAGGTGGTATGCAAAAAGTGTAAATATTTTGTGTTAATGATGCGGCTGGCACTCCGTCACCATAGATATATGGTTCCCCGCCTTTTGATTTTGTAGATTTTCGGAACTGGCTGCCCAGGTTCGATCTTTGGTTTTCCAGCCAAAAACTTTCCCCTTTTCTCCTAAATTAACCAACAATCTTCGTCAGACCTGAAATCTACAACGGAATTCTTAGATTTCCTTTTGGCCTCAAAAACGGGTTGCCGGTCCGTATTGTTGAATTGGTTGTATAATCCTGAGAAGATTAAAGCGCAAAGGGATGATTAACTCAGAATGGAGTTGGAGGGTGTGGCGTTGGATCTAACGGACCCAATATCACATTTCAAAGAATTACCATTTAGGAGGGGACGCTATGAATCTTCATCAACGGGGCGCCGAGCTGATTAATGGATTAAAGGATCATATTCTAGAGGTTCTTCGTGGGCATCCGGATGCAGAGTCCGAGGGAATGGGCGTTATTCAGGAAGAAATTGCCCGGCGGGCAGGGTTGCATAATATGGGCACCGGGGAATTGGATCACACCTGTGGGGAAATGTTGCGGTTGCTTCAGAAGGAAGGCCTAATCCAACTGGTGGTAGAGGGTGAGCCGGATGAAAAGAGGAAGCGGTGGCGTTTGTGCTCACGATAAGTTATGACTCGTTTCTCCAATTTTGCACTTCAATTTTGAATTCATTTCTCTCCGACTGAAAATCGTTGCTCATCAAGGGCGCCAACAAGGGGTATCCCCGCGATAGCCGAGCTGCTCGTCGGCCACGGTCTTGCTTCCGCTTTTCTCCCGTCCTAAGTATTCCGGGACCTCCTGTTCCGGAATATCTTGAAGCCAGCCTTGAATCTTCCGACGGGCATAAGTCTTCAGACAGCCGTAAGGCAGGTACTTGCCTCTCCCGCTCCGTGGTGCTTTCCTTTTCATTGGCCTATCCTTACTCCGTCGGTCCGGGCAAACAGGGTGTGGGGGAACCTTCACCCGAAAGGCTATGCCTCCCTTCACCATTATTGACAGACTTTTAATTGTAGCTCGTTGGCCGGAAAATATGACATACTTTTTTAAGGAAACACCATGGATTTCCTTTTTTAGTTGTCATAGCCGAAACGGAATATTAGATTAAATAGAAATGCCAGAATGATTTTCTTTGATAGGGTTCTCTCTGAATTTTTCCCCAAAGAAAAAAGGGAAGTTGTTGAATGGAGGAAATGAAATGAAAATTGTGGCGCCACTATTTGTCATGTTTTGGATTATGCTGAGTAGTGACCCTCTCCTGCAAGCAGAGGTCATTATTGTAGCAGATGGTGGAGAGGAGGAAGAATTGACTCTTAAGCATCGTAAGGGAGCTAAAGCACCCATGCGGATTGAAGAGCCCGATGGAACGCTACAACCCCTTCCATTGGGCTCGATTCCCGAGAGTCGTATGAGTAAGGAGGGTTTGCGGTATGTTCCAGATGCAGGCGGTGGAACAATGGTCAATGTTGAAGGCCGGTTTCAGTCAATTTTAAAGGTGCCAGATGGCGCTGACCATGCGATTCATCACCATGAATCTGTGGATTTACAGTCCTTGAAACCCTGAAAACTTTCCAAGGCTACCATTTGGGTTCATGAATGATCCTAATGCCAATATGCTGAGAGGTCCCTCTCAGCTGCCGATATCCTTCAGCCTGTGTGTGGCTGGGTTTCTGGTTGTCTTACTCTTTGGCGGCCTTGGCCTCTTGGCCGAGACCGACGCAGCCACCATTGTTATTGTGAATAAAGATAGCCCTGGTGAGGGATTTAACGATCCTGCCCCTTTTACCCCAGTGGGTGGGAATACCGCGACAACGCTTGGGCAGGCGAGGTTGAAAGCCTTTGAGTATGCGGCAAATATTTTAGCGCAGGGATTGGTGAGTACGGTGGGCATTCGAGTCGATGCTCGAATTGATTCCTTAGGAGCAGGAATCCTGGGATCGGCTGGCCCTAATACCGTCCATCGGAATTTCCCCAATGCTCCGGTGGCGAATACCTGGTATGTTCAATCCTTGGCAAATAAATTTGCAGAACAGGACCTGGATCTGACTACCAGTGATATAAGTGCCACCTTCAGTGCAAATTTCACGAATTGGTATTTTGGGCTGGATGCCAACCCCCCAGCGGGACAATTTGATTTTGTCACCGTGGTACTTCATGAAATTATCCATGGCCTTGGGTTTTTGTCATTGGTCGACGCCCTGACTGGAGAGACATTCCTTGGAGGCAATGATGCTTTTATGCGCTGGTTAGAGCATCATGGAGCCAGCCCGGCCGATTATCTTTCAATGACCGACCTGCAACGGCAATCTGCGAATGTTTCTTGGCAGAATCTTCATTTTGTTGGTGCCAGTCTTCAAGGGGCATCTGGGACATTGACGGCCGGACGAACAAACACACATGTGCAAATGTATGCCCCGAACCCGGTTGAATTGGGTTCGTCGGTGTCTCATTTCACGAACACGATTAAGCCAGATCAGCTTATGGAGCCTGGAATAGCTTCCGGAAGGGCGATTCATGATCTCGGGTTGGCTCAACCTCTGTTGCAGGATTTAGGATGGGTATTTGAAGCTGACGTGAGTTTTCCAATTCGAAATGATGTCAATGGGGACGAAAAGGCAGACCTCGTCTGGCGCAATACCAGCACGTGGGCTGTTGCGATTTGGTTGATGAACGGTCCTACGATTGCTTCCTCCGGTTCATTGGGCGTGGTGTCGTCGAAGTGGCAGGTTGCCGGTACCGGAGATGTCAATGAGGATGGGAAAGCAGATGTGATCTGGCGCCACAGCGATACCGGAACGGTAGCGGTGTGGCTGATGAATGGTCTCACTGTCATGTCGGTGGGTTTTCCGGGTAGTGTCTCTCTGGATTGGCAAATAGCGAGTGTGGGTGATGTTAACGGCGATGGGAGGGCAGACGTCGTTTGGCTAAACACGAGTAGTGGAGAAGTGACGATTTGGTTAATGAGCGGCTCCACGATTGCTTCTTCCGGCCACTTGGGTGCGGTGCCGTTGGAGTGGAAAATGGCCGGAATGGGAGATATGAATGCCGATGGAAAAGCGGATCTTATATGGAGGAATACCCTTACCGGCGCAGTGGAAACGTGGCTAATGCAGGGGCTCACGGTCCTGTCAATAGGTTTCACCGGTGGGGTCTCCACGGATTGGCAGATTGCGGGGGTGGGTGATGTGAATGATGACGGGATGGGGGATTTGGTTTGGCGCAAAACGAGTAACGGGGAGGTTGCAATTTGGTTGATGAATGGAGTGACTCTCAGTTCGCCGGGGTTTTTTGGCGTGGTGCCTCAGGGGTGGGAGATTGCTAACACCAGTGATGTCAATGGGGATGGGCGCGCAGATATTATTTGGCGTAATAAGCAGACGGGTACGGTGGCGGTGTGGATAATGAATGGGCTCGCAATCACGTCGATAGGCTTTCCGGGAAGTGCCTCAACCAACTGGAAAATTCAGCATTAGGTGAATTGTATAAGGAGGTTTACAACCCTGTGTCCTAGCCAAACTAAAGTGATGAAAATAAAGGGTCTTCTCCTAATGTAGGCTCGTTCAAGTGCGAGAGGCACATGACCAGGGGTTTGGGTAGCCGTTTTGAATGTGGAGCTAGAAAAGTTTACTCAAGTGGACCCTGCCTCTGGCAGGTTGCTCTTGCACGTTGATCTGTTTTTATACGGTCAAATTGTGTTGAGCCATTTTTCATTGAGATTATTTTAACTGGGAATGCATGCTTTGTATGGGAGCGTGAATATGCTGATGGTCAATGTGAAATGGTGGTGGGCAGCTATGCTTGGAGGCAGCATTTTGCTTGCAGTACCTGGGCATTCCGAAATTAGTGCGATTATGGGCGATGTGATTGGGCACTTTTTTTCTGCGCTGATCTTAGCGATTGTGCCGATTCTGGGATATCGTCTTTTTTATCATCGAATCGGTGAGAATGAAATCACATATATCTTTGGTGCTGCCTGGGTCTATCTTGTTATATCGCAATTGTTTGGATGGTGAGGGAAATTTCAACTTCAAACACTCGATTATAGACATTCCCTTGGATTTAAGGCTTGGTCTACCCATTTTAACTCAAAAAGTAGGGGAGAGGATCATAGAACGGTTGAAGTTCATTAATGTGGTAGATTCCCACACTCCAGAGGTGGAATGCTTGGTGGTACCCCTGGGCAGAGCGATGCGTTGGCAGGGTTCGCTCGCTCTCTGTGGGATGTCCGTACAAAAGCTTTATTTTGATCCCAGGGAATGAAGGAAAACTAATAACAGACATGTCCATGTTTGGTAATTGTAACGCACCTGGTAGTTTCTTGAGAAAAGGAATTTCTTCACTGAATCCTTATGGACCGAGCCATGTGGAGATTTTCAATGACTGGCCAAACTTCTTGGATTTCGGACTGGGCAATATTAGGTTAGAGGTTCGTTAGATTATTGCGTCTGTCAATCATAGTATTGAGTCATGAATCATACTATTCATTTCCTTATTTTTTGTGATTAAGGTTCGGCCGATTTCATAAATTCTTGAGAAATTGACAGTTCCCTCCCCTAGCATTTAAGGATCTGGCAAATGTTCCGATGAAGCATCCAATATTAAAAACGGTCATAACCTGAAAATGGCAAACCATCTGAAAGGGTGGGACGCAAAGCCATGGGCCTACTTCTTGGAGTTCAAGATAAGGTTGCCAGGTTGCCAGGCAAGTCACAGAGTCTCCTTGATCAAAAGCGACGTGGCTTCGCTCGGCATGACTCACATGCATAAAGGAGATCTCGTATGGCAGACGATCAAGGTTTCTCTCGAGTAGGTGTTCCCCGTCCCCATTCTTCCCGATTCGCGGTTAGTTTATTATGGGCCATTGTCATTTTTCTCTGCTTCTCCCACTCCAATGCATTGGCGGGAGAAGTCACCCTAGCCTGGAATCCTCCTTCCGCTGAATATGGAGGATTTATCATAGCCTACGGGACTTCAAGCGGCAGTTATACTCAGAATCAAGATGTCGGATCCCAAGCCATCTATACCTTAACAAGCCTGATTCCCGGTCAAACGTATTATATTGCGGTCAAGGCATACGACCGGAATCGGAAAATCGAAAGTCCCTATTCGAACCAGGTCAGTGTTACTGTGCCTATTGTTGCGGCACGCCCTGCTCCTCCTCGGAATGTCCAAGTTTATTGAAACTCAACATCGTCATCTGCGGCAAATATTTATTGGGAGTTTGTATTGGTAGCCAGGGTGCATCCCCGGATATGTGGTTAGCTGAATTCTCCTGGGTCTTGTACGGTGAGATCCGTCATAATGAAGACGCCTACTTCCGGGACAATTTGCAGAACGAGGATGTTCTGCAAAGGGCGCATTTAAAAATAATTTTTCTCAGGCGATATGGCGTTAATTATAAGGATGGATTGTCTAAAGGAGTCGAGCACATAATATCTCATAAGTATTCTTCGATTTTTTTAAATCTCACTTCGTCGAATTTTTGCTAACCCTCCCCAAGTAACTTTACGGGAAATTCGGCATCCCTGCCGGATTGCACCAATCCAATATTCATGGAATAGTTTGTTCTGCTTCGCAAGCGTCGTTTATCTTCTCCTATTGGGCTTCGACAGACATGGTTTCCCCGAATTTAACTGTACGCCGTAGGGTATTCTTGGTTCCCCCTACCCTAGATCGACTTTATCCTGTAATTTTGGTAATCATCCCTTCGCAAGAAAAATTCTCCTAGAAGGAAAATATTCTCATACCAAAATCGATGACTGTTTCTTCTATCGGTTCCTATGGTAAGGTCCGTTCCTTATCGGAGCACTCATTTTGTAATTGACTTAGCAAGGGGATGAGGGCACCATATTTAAATGTGATTAAGATCCACTATTTTTGCTCTTCTGAATCCACCCGGATATTTGAATCGATTAGTGAGTATGGTTATTTGATGATTAATTGCGTATGGCCAAAAACTAGAGCGCTACGCCTTTTCCCATTTTGCACGATGCGTGAGCGGAAATGGGGTCTTGTTCTTTTTCTAACATGTCTCGTTTCTTGTGAGGTTTTTGTCCCGGGCACGGTGAAGGCTCAATCCTTTTCTGATATGGGACTATTTTATTTCACTGGGTCTCACCGACCTATCCAAAATCGGAGCGGGCTTTTTCGTGAATATCTGGCGGGAAATGGTATGGGGGATGGTCTCAAAGCCGGTCCGGTTCAGCTCCATCCGTTTTTAGGTGTATCGGAAGTGTTTACAGACAATGTGTTTAAGAGAGACACAAACACGAAAAGTGACTTTCTTACGACCATCGCACCAGGGATTCAGGCGTTCATGCCGTTTGGTGGAGGTAAGCATTCCGTTCTTCTTGACTACCGCGCTGCCCAATTTCTCTACAAAAAATTTACCGACAATAATGCTTTGGCTCAAGATGCTCTTGGCCATGTAAGCTTGAATTATCCTGGTGG encodes:
- a CDS encoding FG-GAP-like repeat-containing protein; the protein is MNDPNANMLRGPSQLPISFSLCVAGFLVVLLFGGLGLLAETDAATIVIVNKDSPGEGFNDPAPFTPVGGNTATTLGQARLKAFEYAANILAQGLVSTVGIRVDARIDSLGAGILGSAGPNTVHRNFPNAPVANTWYVQSLANKFAEQDLDLTTSDISATFSANFTNWYFGLDANPPAGQFDFVTVVLHEIIHGLGFLSLVDALTGETFLGGNDAFMRWLEHHGASPADYLSMTDLQRQSANVSWQNLHFVGASLQGASGTLTAGRTNTHVQMYAPNPVELGSSVSHFTNTIKPDQLMEPGIASGRAIHDLGLAQPLLQDLGWVFEADVSFPIRNDVNGDEKADLVWRNTSTWAVAIWLMNGPTIASSGSLGVVSSKWQVAGTGDVNEDGKADVIWRHSDTGTVAVWLMNGLTVMSVGFPGSVSLDWQIASVGDVNGDGRADVVWLNTSSGEVTIWLMSGSTIASSGHLGAVPLEWKMAGMGDMNADGKADLIWRNTLTGAVETWLMQGLTVLSIGFTGGVSTDWQIAGVGDVNDDGMGDLVWRKTSNGEVAIWLMNGVTLSSPGFFGVVPQGWEIANTSDVNGDGRADIIWRNKQTGTVAVWIMNGLAITSIGFPGSASTNWKIQH
- a CDS encoding VCBS repeat-containing protein, which translates into the protein MGARITPASAVLDGPRGFTILQDVVGAAVVAFDGSNYLVVSDRYSDATLHDIIGARVNSDGHVLDEFPIFTAPGGQVLPSIAFDGNNYLVIWSDTRSGSPIGTDANIYGTRVSPLGLVLDPGGIPISTAPGSQGFNDVIFDGENYFAVWDDTRNGLGGFDLKIDIYGTRITPSGVLLDGSPDTGGIAISTHPRPQERPVVSFTGTEYFVTWGMSYFLDPPEGIFAARVSTGGVLLDGPPGVGGILISNPKNNDSKFVSPNSYFNGSNVLLSWINNRELGGTFKDLFGVLVSDTSHTPYDLNGDSNADILWRNTSDGNIAIWFMNGMATASFSFPGAVSLAWKIAGVGDVNADGKGDVIWHNQTSGAVAIWLMNGGTVTAVGFPGTAPTTWSIQAVGDINGDGKADLIWRNTSEGHTAIWFMNGTAMASSRFPGGVPMAWQIAQVGDVDGDGKAEVIWRHSTSGAVAIWLMNDGTVTGVGFPGAAPTAWRIQAVGDVDGDRRADLLWRNTRDGNTAIWFMNGTAVVAAAFRDGVPLVWQIEQAADVNGDSKADIIWRNAIRGTVAIWLMDGLTVTAVGFPGSVSTGWKIQP
- a CDS encoding fibronectin type III domain-containing protein; amino-acid sequence: MADDQGFSRVGVPRPHSSRFAVSLLWAIVIFLCFSHSNALAGEVTLAWNPPSAEYGGFIIAYGTSSGSYTQNQDVGSQAIYTLTSLIPGQTYYIAVKAYDRNRKIESPYSNQVSVTVPIVAARPAPPRNVQVY